The following is a genomic window from Rhinatrema bivittatum chromosome 12, aRhiBiv1.1, whole genome shotgun sequence.
AGCATTGTCTCACTTCTGGATTTTCTTGGACACTACATCAGCCTGGGAATGGCCAAAGCTATGTCAGAATAGTCTCACTGGCAGAAGACCCCCCTGCTCGTGTACACAGTCGCTCACAGAGGAGCAGGCCCCCACTTCCCCATCCCCCCTGTGGATCAGCTCAGTGCCCCTCCCCAATGAtcttggtgaaaaaaaaaattaatttcaacAGAAGCACTTGGGTAGCAGACTCGAAATGGATGGAGCACATTCATGTGGCCTTGTCACCTTGTAAATGAAGTTAAATTCTTTAAATCCAACCATCAACCCCCCCCAACTGTGGGCTGTGCTCTGGGTCACTCCCACCTGTTGCTTGCACGGTGCTTTCCTGCCCCCTGTGGGAGGACGGGAGTAGTGCTCTCCAAAGCACTCTGGCACTTGCCTTTGTGCCGGGGGCAGGATGCAGCCATCAGTCAATTACttaatctgccccattattttttttgaggggggaggggggaaaggaagcAAATACCCCTCACCGTGTGTTAAATCTCCATttatcatctttatttatttattaaaccaATTTCTATACCACTTAGGCCATGTTCAAAGTGGTTCACATaagaaacaaacataaaaacCTTACAGAACAGAAGTACGTATGCTAAAACAATCCAAGATCTGTGTAGATTTACTGTCGCATCACAGCCGGAGCTACCAGCACACAGACTGGGAGTAGGCTGTAGGGAGAAATCCATTTTGGTTTATTTCAGAGGAAAAAGAAGCTAAAGTACATTTTGCAGCATGCCAATAATATGAAAAGCAATGCCATGCATTGAGATGACTTGAAAGAAAGGACTGGGGTTCTGGAAAGCTGAGCCCTCAGCATGGATAATGTGCCGGGCTTATACTGGGCAGGGGCTGCTTCAGTGGGGAGGGTAGCGTGCTGTGGCATTGCCTGGGCTCATCCTGCTCGTTTTTTCTGTGCATGCATAAAAAATATCCCCCTGACATCATCTACCCCAATTTTCAGGCTGGAGGGCATGACGTAGGTGCGGAAGTCGCAAATTTTGTAGCCGCTTTTGGTGaatgcctctttcacctcctcttctgTCACTGGCACCACCAGCAGCTTGGCCTCCCCTGCCAGGTAGAAGGATTCCTCCAGGGCTCCGATCATCAGGAAGTGGCCCCCGGGCTTCAGCAGCGTGGTGACATTCTCCAGGGCTTGCTGGAAACTCTCCTGGTCTGGGCTGGCAGCCTCCAGGCAGAAGGTGGATACCAGAGCATCAACGGGCTCGGTCACCGCCGAGCCCAGTGGCTTTAGCTGGTGAATGTCGATGGGCAGGACACGCTTGACCTTCTCGCGCAGTTTCCTCTCCTTGTCCTTCCAGTGCTCACTGAAAAGAGAGAGGAATGAGCTGCGCTTCAGGTGCATGGGTTAACTCTCCAGTGCCCTGCAGTAGATGGGAGTAGGAGACAACATGCCCTGGGTCAGGAGGGGCTTATGCTCTGATTACATCTCGTCCTGGGGAAGGTAAAGCACACAGACTATCCATGTGTGGCTGGCTGCCTCTCTGATGGGTGAAGGGTAATGAAGTACTGAATGAAGGAGGCCATCAGCCCTTTGCTGTTTACAATACATGGCTTCCTGCTTAGACCTGCATGTTTAAAGGGATTCAGTGAAGTTCACATAGTGCATGGCTGGGGCTTTCTGGACTGGACATAGCACTAGTCGGCCGCCAGCTCCTGAATGAATCCCTTGGGGAAGCATGAAGTGAGGCATGTGGGCTGATGAATAGTGTCAGATTGACTGGGCCACAGGCTGTGCCCATACATGACTAGATAGTGGGTGTGACATACAAAATAGCCAGAGATGATGGAGTTTCTCAGCATGGTAAGGGATAGTAAACATTCAGACTTGGGAACAGAGAAAGAGGATGATTCCCCAACATGCTACTCACCCTTTGCCCTCCAGGCTGCAGGTGTGTTTGATGTAGGGGCTCCAGTCAAAGCTATTGGGCTCAGCCTGCAGCCACTTCCTCAGCACCTCTCTATTCACCTCCAGGAAATCTGTCATTATGATCTCTTCAAAGTGGTCAGTGCTGCTCAGAAGCTGGTAAATGGTGGGTCCCGAGCCAATATCTATTATTGTGTGGCCGTGAACCTTGCCTGATAAAACACAGAAAGAGACTGATGGCAGATAAGACATCCAGGCTGTACCACCTACCACCATACTGAGTGCTCTAAGTGATCTCTGGCTTTAGTGCTGCTGAGAATCATCTGTGCCCATCTTGGCATTACCTCGTATGCTCTGCAACTTAAGGATTCTCAatatttatcccaggctttacctttCACTCCCCGGAGCTAATGATCCcctatgcttatcccaggctttacccctcactgccCCCACAGcgaaggatcctctgtgcttatcccaggctttacccctcactccctcacagctaaggatcctctgtgcttatcccaggctttacccctcactcccctacagctaaggatcctctgtgcttatccaggctttacccctcactcccctacagctaaggatcctctgtgcttatcccaggctttacccctcactcacccacagctaaggatcctctgtgcttatcccaggctttacccctcactcccccacagctaaggatcctctgtgcttatcccaggctttacccctcactcccccacagctaaggatcctctgtgcttatcccaggctttacccctcactcccccacagctaaggatcctctgtgcttatcccaggctttacccctcactcacctacagctaaggatcctctgtgcttatcataggctttacccctcactccctcacagctaaggatcctctgtgcttatcccaggctttacccctcacttccccacAACTAAGGATcttttgtgcttatcccaggctttacccctcacttccccacAACTAAGGATcttttgtgcttatcccaggctttacccctctctcccccacagctaaggatcctctgtgcttatcccaggctttacccctcactcgcccacagctaaggatcctctgtgcttatcccaggctttacccctcactcccccacagctaaggatcctctgtgcttatcccaggctttacccctctctcacccacagctaaggatcctctgtgcttatcccaggctttacccctcactcgcccacagctaaggatcctctgtgcttatcccaggctttacccctcactcccccacagctaaggatcctctgtgcttatcccaggctttacccctcactcgactacagctaaggatcctctgtgcttatcccaggctttacccctcactctcccacagctaaggatcctctgtgcttatcccaggctttacctctcacgcccccacagctaaggatcctctgtgcttatcccaggctttacccgtcccctacagctaaggatcctgTGTACTTATTCCAAGCTTTATTCAACATCCCCCTACCCCTGATGCCTAGCCTGCGCTTTCTTGAAGTCTGTTACAGTGGAAGGCTGTTTCATGCAACTGCCACTGTTTTTGTGAAGAATATTTCCTTCTGTATCTTTCTCCCATGAATGTTATAACTTGATCGTTTGTTCTAGATTAGCAGTtctcaatcctgtcctgggggacacccccccccccagtcggattttcaggatagtcacaatgaatatgcatgagatatatttgcatgtaacCATCTCTCCTCCCTGTTCATCCCTGCACACCCTATGCAGACAACTGTTTGCTGACCCATACACAGAACTATACCTACAGCCTGATATGCACACACCTGTGCACCCTTCCATGACCACACAGACACTGCCATCTCTGTACCCTGACTTGCACCCATTTGTGTACCTGTCTCTTGAAGCAGTCCATGCAACTGTCCCTGCCATGgatatctatatatacacatatgctcgTATACCTGCCTACCGCACACCTCTGCATCCTAACCCACAAACCCAGAGCCAGACTCGCAGACACTGCTCACCTGTCCTAAAAGCCTCTGCCAGACAGCGCAGCTTCCAGGGCACCACAAAGTCATCGGAGCTGAAGTCTGCCCGAGGAGGCATATAATTATTCTGCAAATATGCTCGGGGGTTGAATTTCTGGTAGCTCTCCCCCACTGCAGCTATGCTGCTCATGTTGGGAGGGAGCTGTGCAGAGTCTCTCAGGGTGCAGCTCTCCAGCCCCTCTATTTAAAGGCTGCTCAGCATGCTCTCGGCATGTCTGAGCACTAATTGTTCAATTCAGTTAGTGCTTCTCTGACTGCCCCTCCACTTAACTCCTGAAAATCAGATAGAAGGTCCtgctacctgcagggagtggGCAGATTAATCCTATTTCTCtgctttcccctccacccccctgttTTTTTACAAAGATTTCTATGTAATTGGCATGCAACTATTTACATGGAGGAGGGGGCTCTGTGACCTTCAACCACTGTTTATAAGAGCTCCTGAGCATTTGGCAGAAACTGTTCAAAGGAGATGTAATGGCCCCACATCCAGTTGCTGTCCGTCTGCCACATCTCATAATAAGAAAAGATCCAGAGCCATTCCTGGGCAGGGAAACTAGCTGACAAGGTTTGTCCTGTGTTGTCTCTACAACCCCAGGAGGGGATGCCGGGCAGTGCACAGAAAGAGCACTGCATTGCCCGGGACATGAATGCCGTCTCAGTGCCACAAAACAGGCGAGGCGCACCAGAACACGCCACTTCTTGGTGGCTGCGCTGACAACCTCCCCTAAAGTCCCACATTAATGTTAGCGACTGCAGGCCTGGTGCACTGGGGTGCATGCACAGAGAAACGTGTCCAGAATCGCAGCAAGAAGAGGGGCCACGTGCCACTGCCACACAACTCTACCCTTAGTTTTCTTGCCTTCTCTCCTTTTTTGGTTTCAGataatttttttaatctttttttctctctctgctctctcccccacccctactTCCTTCTCTTTGGCCTCTATACAGCCTcacttcctttcccccctctCATCTGATCTCCCTTACATCTCTTCAGCCCATTGTCACCCTCCTtgatcctccccctctccccaccacgGATTGGGCTAGGAGGCGTAGGAGAACGGCTCTGCTTTGCGCTGGTAATCCTTTACTTCACAGGGCCTCGCTGGCTCTTTGAATCGTACAGGACATTGGCTCAAAGTTCCAATCGAGACCCCAGGAGGCAGAGGAGATGGTCATGGCCTGGGGTTCTACTGTTCTCTTTCTGCAGGCCCAGTCAGCGGTGGGGAGAGAGGAATCAATGGCCCTTCGGCGTGACCTCCGCCAGGCTGCATGGCAATAATTCCTCTGTACAGGGCATTGGTGGGATCTCACCTAGAATATCCTGTCCCGTTCTGGAGGTTGATACTTCCATAAGGACAGGGCCAGGCTGGAGGCAATCCTGAGAGAGGCAACTGAAATCCTAAACATGTAGACAGTagtagaggagagatggggggatTCGACAGAttcattcaaatacctcaaagggaGAAATAATGCACAGGAGAAATTCAAAAACAAGGGGTCAAGTAATGAGGTGGAAGACTCACGAAAGATGCCACTTAATGGGGAATAATCAACATGGTTTCAGCCTTACAAACCTATTTTTTTTCAAGATGTaaatcctaggggtgtgcatggtaacacattttatttcattttgcttttgtttcattttggggggatttttttttctttcatttcattttatattatttagtTTTGAAATTTAAGtatcattttttgtgcacattaatTTGAAAAGTTCAACTTCAGGAAACTCGAGcgtgggcctttttttttttttgttaaatttctttattgaagcaGTTTTAAAAGAGGTAACAAAAACCACAGACACGTGAAATTTCACAAACGCCAAATGTGCAATTAATTATAGAAGTAACTGACCATAACCTGCTTCAGTAATTTTCCACAGATTAATAGCATTAATACCAATCTCTGTCCATTCATCCGTCACACATATCCTTAACGAATACAGAAGTCAGATTCAGACATCAAAGTCAAGTTTGTAAACAAGGTCTTGCTTCATTAACAATCTTTGATCCAAACACACTTctcattttttcccatttttccataGAGTAATatttttgatttccattcactcATGTTCAGGATTCTTCACTATGCCAACAGGATAGGCTCCGCTTTTTGGCAATGGTAAGAGCAACACCTGAGCTCGGGCCTTTTCTGTCATTGGTCCTGCTCTGTGGATGCGCTGCCCAGTGAGTTGCGTCCAGTTTCAGACATGGAAGTTTTGCAAATAGTTTAAAGGCCTTTTCCTAGAAATGGGGCAATGTTTTCCCCTGCCTTAGTGGTTATGtgagtttggttttgttttgttttctgtatgtttttatgtttaccCGCTTAGCACAACTGCTTCAATAGAAGTGGGGCTTAAGAATTTAAATACATAACCAGGCACTATACAAAATTACTTTgctatttttgttgttttgtttatttatttaaaccttttttataccgacattcatgatggatatcatatcggttcacatcaaACATGGGTAGTGAGAACTTTAACATTACTCGTAGCACGGATGCCactggaggaggtgagagaagagaTAGGTTACATTGAACCTAATTTTCCTGAATTCTGTTCCTGATTTTTCTTCCACTGCCTGcatgttccatacatccaccaccatACATCTGAAAAACGATGTCCTTGTTATTCATAAGaacagccatgctgggtcagacccccAGCGTCCTGTCTCTGTTCCTGGCAAGCCACATGAAGAAgctctaattcctgttacttacTCCCAGGTACAGGaaaagctttctttagtctacctggctattaatatgttatggacttttcctccaggaacttgcctaaGCCTCATTTATACTCTGCTATGCTCATCACCGAGGGTTTCAAGAACTtggaagatggagagagagaggagaaaacagtagcataaaaatgtatatgagatAATGCTTAATAATATCTAAAAGATAATATATATATGCCATATAATTTAtacaaattatatagcatacatacatatgtatagGATAACAATGGTAGGAGGAGCAGTTGAATAAACTATGATATAAagtataatataatattataataGATATAAGGTAATAATGATATAGGATACATGATATAAATGTATAAGATAACCATGGTAACTATAATATAtagtataatataatataacaaatGTAACATTACAGATTATACAGCTATCTACATGAAATTATATAGACAATGTTTCAAAGGAAAGcccatccctagtaaatatagataaaggtgagccggctGATAtagttatttggattttcagaaggcagttgATGAAGTCCCCGTGAGAGACTTCAGGAAACTACAAAGGCATGGGATAGGGGAcagtgttctgttgtggattgagaactggttaataggccggaaacagagggtaggactagaTGGTCAGttctccaaatggagaaaggtcgttagtggagtgccccaggggtctgtgctgggacctgtgctgtttagcaTGTTCATccgtgatctggaaaagggaacaacgagAGAGGTGATCACAtctgcagattatacaaaattattcaaagttgttaaaacagcaacagattggcaggaactgcagaaggaccttgggagactggaacaactgaatggcagatgcaatttaatgtggacaaaaggAAAGTGAAGCACATTAATGCTGGCTTCTGTACTGGGAGTCACCTCCCAGGAATAGGGCCTGTGAGTCCTTCTGCACAAGaccttgaaatcctcagctcagtacatGGTAGTGGTCAAAAAATCTAATAGAATATTAGAAGTGATCCAAAAGGAGaatatcatagtgcctctgtGTCGAGCCATGGTacaaccgcaccttgagtattgggtacagttctggtcgcctcacctcaagaaagacagagcagaagtagagaaggtgcagaggaggaaggtaaaaatgataaaggggatggagcatctcTCCTAAGATGAGAGGCTgcgcaggccagggctcttcagcttggagaagagaaggctgaaagggacGTGATAGAAAATTACAAACTCATGAGTGGAATGAAacgtaaataaaggatggttatttacccttttaaataatattaaaacagggggatcctccatgaaactaacagccagcagattcaGATCAGATCAcagaaagtgctttttcactcgGTGAACAATCAAGCTGTGAGCATAGCAGAGTATAAATGAGGCttaggcaagttcctggaggaaaagtccataacatactaatagccaggtagactaaagaaagcttttCCTGTACCTGGGAgtaagtaacaggaattagagcTTCTTCATGTGGCTTGCCAGGAACAGAGACAGGACGCTgggggtctgacccagcatggctgttCTTATGAATAACAAGGACATCGTTTTTCAGATGTatggtggtggatgtatggaacatgCAGGCAGTGGAAGAAAAATCAGGAACAGAATTCAGGAAAACCTGGGAGAGGCATCAAGGACCCTTCAATGCTAGGAAAGGAAAGCCAGAGACCAAACAGGGTTTGCGGTACTGCTGGGCCTTCTCTGCTGTTGAAATAGTACAGCACTGACGCTTCCCAAGTAAAGGGTACCACAGAGGGCCCTGATGGCAACTGTCCTGGAGCTGCCTCTAAGGTCCATGGCATTGAGGCCATGTTGCTTGTGGCAGGCCCTGCACTCCATGCACAGTCAAGAGCACAAACGTTTGGAACAATTTGACAAGAAAAAGCAGTTTCAACTAGTGCCTCCTTAACTGGCATTTGTGGTTAATACTTAACAGGAATAAGAAGCCCTCCTCACATCCCCTGACATACTCGTGCTTCCTCCCCATAACAACTTAAGAAGTTGTCATATTGGGTAacaccgagggtccatcaagcccagcatcctgtctccaacagtggccaatccaggttacaagtacctggcaaatacccaatcattaaatagatcccatactactaatgtcagtaagcgcagtggctattccctaagtctacgTGATTagaagaaaattggttcttacccgctaatttttgttcctgtagtaccacggatcagtccagactcctgggttttgcctccccaccagcagatggagacagagaagttttgaccgACTCTGCCCTATTActctgaggtgccacctacagtttGTCAGTATTTAACTGTATCAAAGCAGAACAAGATAAAACTCTCATAACAAATTAACAGCCCCGCAAAAACCAGGGGACAAAAAACCTGTAACTGCAGGCAACCTGCTCACGAAGTCCAAGACAAACAGAACCTGTGAAcatgtaaaaagaaaacatatttggAAAATGATTCTGCAGAAAACGGAAGCACTGACCAAGCGGACTCTCATCATCCGAATACTGAAAATGGGcgggagtctggattgatccctggtactacaggaacaaaaattagcaggtaagaaccaattttcttttctctgtacgtacccggatcagtccagactcctgcgatgtaccagagctcttctAGTTAGGGtaggaccctgagagtcccgcttggATCACAGCTTCACCAAACCCTCCAgagcctggggcctggacatccaactggtaatgcctcgcaaaggtatgcaacgacttccatgtagccgccctacaaatctcttgtggtgaaatttgttgacattccgcccacgATGCTGCCTGCGAACGGGTAGAATGTGCTCGTAGCCCAACCGGGAGCATTCGGCCTTGAAGCAGATATGCCGaaacaatagcctctttcaaccagcgagaAATCATAGCCCTTGATGCCATGAGCCCCCGGGTGTGAccactccacaacacaaaaagatggtccgacataCGGAAGctattagtaacctccaaatatcgcAATAGAATGCAACGCACGTCCAGCTTCCTCAGGTCCCTCAACTGGGGATCGGCCCGATCCAAGTCAATaaaggaagggagctccaccgattgattcaaatgaaatgagGACAcaacttttgggaggaaggatggAACCATTCGTAAAAAAACTCCCGTGTCTGTAATTGTCAAAaagggttccctgcaggataacacctgaagctccgacacctgACGAGCTGAGGAAATAGCCACAAAGAAAACAGTCTTTAACGTAAGATCTTTTAGCATCGCCTTCTTCATTGGTTCAAAAGGAGCCCCACACAGGGCCTTGAGAACTAGGTTCAAACTCCACAACGGACAAAGGTTCCTGACCGGGGGACGCAAATGTTTGGCTCCTCGGAGAAAATGTGCCACATCTGGATGCACCGCCAACGCTGCTCCGGCAACCTTACTGTGGAAGCAACCGAGAGCACCACCTGAACCCGTAACGAACTGCATGAAAGGCCCTTACCTAGACCAGCCTGCAAGAAAGACAAAATATGCAGAATCGAGGCACCAGCAGGAGCCACCCCCTGATCAATATACCACAACTCAAAAATCCCCCAGACTCTGGcataggccagagaagtagaGGGTTTCCTAGACCACAAGAGGGTTGCCACAACTGCATCAGAGTAGCCCTTACTCCTTAATCGctacctttcaaaagccatgccactagacaaaagcgatctgcctcttctaAACAAACAGGCCCCTGACGAAGAAGGTTCAAGAGGTCTCATAGCCGGAGGGGTCCATCCACCACCAGATTGACTAGATCTGCAATCCATGGATGCctcggccattccggagctaccaaAATCACCTCCGACAGATGAGATTCTATGTGCCTCAGCAGCTAGCCAatgagaggccatggaggaaacac
Proteins encoded in this region:
- the PNMT gene encoding phenylethanolamine N-methyltransferase isoform X2, with amino-acid sequence MNAPEEVKGAAGHCDISAPRASWEPEAAGIQDGRPLSLTIFLTFPGKVHGHTIIDIGSGPTIYQLLSSTDHFEEIIMTDFLEVNREVLRKWLQAEPNSFDWSPYIKHTCSLEGKGEHWKDKERKLREKVKRVLPIDIHQLKPLGSAVTEPVDALVSTFCLEAASPDQESFQQALENVTTLLKPGGHFLMIGALEESFYLAGEAKLLVVPVTEEEVKEAFTKSGYKICDFRTYVMPSSLKIGVDDVRGIFFMHAQKKRAG
- the PNMT gene encoding phenylethanolamine N-methyltransferase isoform X1, which encodes MSSIAAVGESYQKFNPRAYLQNNYMPPRADFSSDDFVVPWKLRCLAEAFRTGKVHGHTIIDIGSGPTIYQLLSSTDHFEEIIMTDFLEVNREVLRKWLQAEPNSFDWSPYIKHTCSLEGKGEHWKDKERKLREKVKRVLPIDIHQLKPLGSAVTEPVDALVSTFCLEAASPDQESFQQALENVTTLLKPGGHFLMIGALEESFYLAGEAKLLVVPVTEEEVKEAFTKSGYKICDFRTYVMPSSLKIGVDDVRGIFFMHAQKKRAG